The DNA window GCAGGGCAGGGATTGGCTTTTACTTCTTGGTAGCCCCTGGCCTCTGTAGTGGTAGCAAACGTCAATTCAAGTAAACTAACTGGCCTAGCCTAGAGGACAGTTTTGAAACATTCCTCAATGATTTCACAAATGATCTGACCCTGACCTGAAAACCTCGGTTCTCCAAACCAGCCTCATCTTTCCCATTCTCAAGCCTCAGTTCCTGCATTTCCCAAACTTCGCAATTCCTCTTCactgttaaatatatttattttggaagaCGCAGCGGCAGGTAAGTCCTACCTTTCCGGACCAGAAAgggtgaggggttgggggaggtctCTCCAGCAGTCTCTGAGTCTACTGGGTGAGCTAAATTAAATCACAACCTCCCCCTCCTTACCCTGGgtataaaaagagaataataaagatTGCAAGCGGTAAGGAATGGAAAAGCAAATTATAAGGCACTGTGCACAGGCAGTTTATCTCTCAGAAAGTGAGCATGTCGAGGGCAGGCCTCCTCGGAAGGAAGACTCTTCCCCACCCTTGAAGAAACCAACACAGCCCCTCTACGGCGCGCCAAGAGCCTCCCGTTCCGCTCCATCTCCGTACGCGCGGGAGCGGGCGGGACAATCACTGGCTCTTCCACGTCCAGCACCGGTCTCGCGGCCCCCGGCACGCGTCCGGCCGGTTAAGTCTCCGCTTCGGCCCTGGAGATTGGGCCGGCTCCGACCCACTGGTAGGAGAGGGCGAACCAGGCGCCAGGGTTGGCGTTACGCACCCGCGGGGTGTGGGACCTCCGGCCTCACGTCCGAGACTCCCTGAGAGGTGTCGGAGGCTGCCGGTACTGGCCGCGGCCTCGGGACTCCCGGAAGCGCCGAGCGGGCCTTTTCTCCTGAGGCGGGAGCCTGTCCACGCTTCCGCATGCGTCATCAGCAGGCGCCCGTCGGAGTGCTCACAATTGGACAGCTGGGGGCGAGGCATGTCGGGATACCGCGGGCCGGTTTCCATAGCAACCGACTGAAATTCACACAGGCTTTCAACAGGCTGGGAAGGCCCTTGTGCGTTTGTTGCTCTGCAGCCCGCGAGCCTCGGTCCGCAGCCACCACCCACGGCTTGAAAGGGGAGAACCCGCGAcctgctcccccaccccgcccggtTCAGGAGAGTAATGGAGCCAGCTTTAGGTGTGAACACTCATTTATTTACACATTGTAGTCGGTAGGCAAATTACCCAGCCCAGCCTATTCAAGGGTCCAGATCTCAGACTCCCACGCACAGAGCCTGCAGACCCATCCCTTCTCCAGGGCCCCCGAGACGGAGGCCTAAGACAACCAGGAAGTTGCCCAAAAGCTAAGAACTAAATTCAACGCCTTCAACTGGTTTCTTTCCAAAATTCCCATTTTGTTAAGTACTCAGACTTCTCAGCTCTGCCCCATTCATACTTTTTGCTCTCCTACAGCCCACCCACCCAAGagtgttaataataataacaataacaacaataataatactgtaataataataatacttcacATTTGTACGAAGCTTACAGAATGTTTTCACATGTAGCATCTCATCTGAACCTCCCAACAgttctgtgaggtaggtattctCACCTCCCTTTAACAGACGgggtaactgaggctcagagagagaacgggatttgctcaaggccacacaactAGTTAGTGGTTAAGCTAGGACTTGATCCCAGCATCCCATACTCAAGTCCAGTGTTCGAACACCACAGCTACCACTGTAAAGTGGAGTGACATTTCTTACCCCAGTCAGGCCTGAGGGGCGGCCTaaggagggaggaggctgagacTTCTCAGACTAGGGGAGGGAAGGGCTCAGCAGTGACGCGGGGAGTCAGGGTACTTGGCCTTCAACTCCTGTTTGAACTGACGGTAAAGGATCTTATTGTGCTGATTTTCGGCCTCTTTCTGGGGATGGAATTTCAGAGCTTCTTTGAAGCCCTTATGAACCAGGAAACCTTCGTTCAGCACCTCGAAATCGAATCCTGCCACGTGCAGCTCACAGGCCTGTGGGGGGAGAGACAGGTCAGCAAAGTCTGATGACATTCCTAGGGCAGAGACTGACATCCCGGCTCGCTCCAGCATTCCTATTCCTCTGGAGGCATCCTGGATCTTCCAACCATCCAACCACCTCCTGAACTATGATCCCTCCTGCTCATTGCCTCCTTTCCATCCAGAGCCACTCATAGCTCCCTGACCCCACCATCCATCCTGCCCCatttcccctgccctctcccttaTGAGCACCTGGCTGATACGATTGAAGCCATACTGCCGAAAGCGCTCGTCGAAGTTGGGCACCTTGCCTCCGGCCACGTAGAATGGCTCCCAGGGGTCTTGCCAGGGCACCACGTAGGCAGGCCTCAGCAAGGTCTCTTCTGGCAGGTTGACCCAGCGGGAGTAGTTGGTGGGCGCCTGGCAGGGGGTGCACAGCCCATAGTAGAAGGGCCGCACCTCGCCCACCTGGTAGAGCTGCAGCAGCTCATTTTTGTTCGTGGGCATGCGGCGGGCTCGACGGATCTCGAAGGCAGGCACCACCAGCGCTGTGCCCGCCCACTGCTTGCTCTGATCCAGCATTTCTCGAAGGCCTCTCCACAGCCCCTCACTGGGCACCATGTCCACGTCGATTACCAGGGCATAGTTGGCCCCCTCACGAGCCAGATTCCTCAGCAGGTTATTGGGGTAGGAGACATTGGTGCCCAGCGCGTAATTGATCCCGGGCTGGGCCACCCTGGCTAGCTTGTCAAAGACCTCCTGGCAGGACCGCAACAGGGCAAACTCCCCTGGCTCCCGGGGGTCGGGCACGGCGGCCTCATAGCGTGAGGGGCACACAAGGTGCATGGCAACCCTGGCACGCATATCGGGGCAGTGGCTGCTCAGCGCGTAGGTCAGCACCGTGGCCAGCTGCGCCTCCTCCTTGGTGGCGGCGAACACCGACACGGATAGCGGGCCCTCCCAGCGCTCCAACAGGCCCGATAGGTGCAGCAGGTTGTCCACACTGGCGTGAGTGGCCAGGATCACATCGTTGGGGTCCATGGTGGTCTTCAGTAGGCCCCTGTAGACGCGATAGTCGCCGCTAGCGTCCAGGACGCCTCCGGAGGCCAGCGCGGTGCGGAGCTGCGCCTTGACTTGGTCCACCGACCGCGGGGACGGgggaaagaattcaaaatattggTCTTGCTCCTCCTGCCCGTGCAGCCCGGACAGCAGCGACAGGTAGAGCAGCTGCAGCATCGCCACCAGCATTAGCGCGGCCAGCAGCAGCTGGTAGAAGGCGCACCGGATGGCGTAGGACATCTGCATGGTTCTCGGGGCTCGCGGCGCGCAGCAGGGACCACCGGGCCGCAGCCTCTGCCTGCCGCCGCAAGCCCGGATTTACCGCAGCCTGCCGAGCGCGGCCGAAGCGAGCCGAGGCGAGCCGAGCCCCTCGCGCAGCCGCGCCAGCCCGCCCGCGCCGGCCTCGGGCGCGCCAGCTCGCCCCCTGTGCTCCGGGAGGAGCTACTGCATTCTCTGCCCGCGCCGCGCGCTTTGTAAACGCTGGAAAGTGTCCGCCACCGCTCCGCCGCGCCTGCTGGGTTCCCAGGGACAGGCACCCCCTCCTCCGGGTCAGTGCGCGACCTCCTGGAGCAAGAGCGTCCTGAAACCCCGGCGCGCTCGCCCCCGACTTAGGGAGGGGAAATTGTGGCAGAGCTTGGCTGCAGAGTGGTGAAGGATGGCGCGGGTTTCCGCCTATGGCAGGCGGAAAGGAACACAAAAAGCCCCTTTCTGTCCTCCGTCTCTCCCTCCTCTAGGTCTCATCAGGTCTGTAGTGAGGAGTGCCTGCGAGGGTCCCGGGAGGCGCggagatgagagagaaaggaatgtgGAAAAGAACATTGTATGTGGGACGAGGTGGCCGAGTGGTTAAGGCGATGGACTGCTAATCCATTGTGCTTTGCACGCGTGGGTTCGAATCCCATCCTCGTCGGTCGTGTTTTACACTGGAGATGATTCTTAATTTTCACAACCCGATGTCTGGAGCAGCGGGTCGAAGAGAACTGAACAGGAggtgggacacaattcagtccggACGGGGCCTCTCATCTGTCTTTGTTCAACGTGCATTCCTGGCCGTTTCATACTCCAGGTACCTGGACCTTATGGGAGAAGGTTGGAGGtgtgcttttccttctccctaGAAAGAGGGCCCGGGGTTTGGTGGCACCTAAAAACCAGAACCGGAATTCTGGCCAATGCCAAATTGGGGGCCAATATGTTTTACGCAGGAACTAGAGAAAACCAGCCTGGAGGAACTGCTCTGTCTAAAGTACTGGAACTTGGTGGTGGCAGTGGCGGTGATGCTtgatcatttaaattattaatctATTCAGTGCACtgattcccctcccccagcacttcTCCCAGGGCAGAGACGTGTGTATTCACACACCTGcctccctaacacacacacacacacacacacacacacacacacacacacttaagcaGAAGGCCTCGAATATCTTAACACCAGTCAGCGTACACAgaaggtgcttgataaatgtttgtggaatgattGCTCCATGGACTCTTTAAAAGAGGAGAGGCTGTGGGGAAGGGCAGGTACTTTGACATGTATTGTAGCAACTGTTCGAGCGCTGTGAATCTTGGGAAGGTGCTTTAGGACAGTCAGGGGAGGACCTGGAACGTCAGGATAAGGTGTTCGCCGGCTACTCCACACGCAGTAGGGAACCAAGGTTGTTGAGTTGAAGAGTGATCAGGAGACCTATATTCTGCGGCTCCAacttgtggaatctgatgctatctccaggtagacaaTGTCAGAACTGAGTTGTATTGTAGGGCACttagctggtgtcagagaattgcttggtgtggggaaaaaaaaaacccacgcaTCAGAATTGATGTCAAAATTGTctgtatagaaataaaactgaattttgtgTATTCttgaatcctgcaactttgctgaagtcatttattagctctaattgTGTGTGTCGGTGTGtgtattctttaggattttctgtatgtgtgtatatcattTGTGATTATGGATAGTTTTCCTTcgtcctttccaatttggatgccttttatttctctttcttgcccaGTTGCTCTGGCTAGAATGTCCAGTACAAAGTTGAATAGATGAAATAgtgaaagcaggcatccttgtctttttcctgatcttagggggaagacttcagtctttcaccattaagcatGAAGTTTGTTGTGGATTTTTCATAAAcactctttatcaggttgaggaagttcttatttattccttgtttgttgagtgtttttatcttgagaggatgttggattttgtcagtgctttttctgcatcaattgagatgatcatgtggtttttccccttcatttcatATTTGGTGTATTAcaatgattgatttttgtatgttgaaacaCCTTGCATTCTagagtaaatcccacttggtcatggtgtataattcttttaatatgttgctgggttcagtctgctagtattttgttgaggaattttacatctatattcctAAGGGATATtagcttgtagttttcttttcttgtgatgtctttatcTAGCTTTGGCATCAGGGTAACGCTGGTCACATAGAATGacttaggaagtgttccctcctcttgtatttttttgaagagtttgaggaCTGGTGTTAATCCTTTAAATGACTGGTAGAATTTGCCTgggaagtcatctggtcctggagtttcctgggaggtttttgattactgattcaatctcatTCCTTGTTATAGATATGTCcagattttctatatcttcttgaGTTacttttggtagtttgtgtgtttctaggaatttgtccatttcatctaggtatctcatttgttggcatacagttattcatagtgttctcttataatgctttttatttctgtataatcAATAGTAATGAccccctttcatttctgattttagtaattttcaggtcttcactttttttcttagtctactCGAAGGtgtgtcaattttattgaccgtttcaaagaaccaacttttggtttcattgattttctgtgttgtttttctatcttccattttgtttatctccactgtaatcttttttttttttttttttttttttggccacattgggtcttcgttgctgcgcacgggctttctctagctgcggtgagcggaggctattctttgctgcggtgcacgggcttctcattgtggtggcttctcttgttgtggagcgcaggctctagacacacgggttcagtagttgtggctcgcgggcttagttgctccgtggcatgcccactctaatctttatcatctccttccttctgctagtttTGTGTTTAATTTGCTTGAGATCCTTCCTACTTTTTAATGAGGCATTTACAGCTGCAAGTTTCCTCTCAgcactgctcttgctgcatcccataaagtTTAGTATGTtatcttcatttccatttgtctcaaagcattttctaatttctcttttgatttcttttttaacccaTTAGTTGTTTAGGggcatgttgtttaatttccacatatttgtgaggTTTCCAGTTTTTCTATTATTGGTTCCTAGTTTCCTTCcactgtgattggaaaagatactttgtgtgattttactcttttaaaaattattgcagggactttcctggtggtccagtgggtaagactccacgctcccaatgcagggggcccggattgaATCCCTGGTCGaagaactaggtcccacatgcatgccacaactaaggagtctgcatgctgcaactaaagatcctgcatgctgcaacttagacctggcgcagcctaagtaaatattttttaaaaattattgcaactttgttttgtgacctaatatgTGCTCttccctggagaatgttccgtgtgcacttgggaagaaggtatattctgctgtttttagGTAGAGTGTTGTGTGTATGTCTGTTTGGCCTGTTTGGTTTGTAGTGTGTTCAAGTcctgtttccttgttgatcttctgtctagttgttctatcgtTTATTGAAAGTGGGATCCTGAAGTCTCTATCATTGTAGAAATGTctgtttctccttcaattttgtcaatttttgcttcatagtTTTTAGGACTTTGTTGTtaggtgtgtatatgtttataattattatatcttcttgatggacTTACGCTTCTACGAATATATAATATACCTCTTTGTCTCTTCAATGATTTTTGAATTAAAgcctattttttctgatattagtatatCCACCCAAACTGTCTTTTTTGGTTACCGTTttacatagaatatctttttccattctttaactttcaacctatttgtggtTTTGGCTCTAAAGTGAGTTTCTGGTAGATAGCAAGCATATAGTTGAATCATTTTCAAATCCATTCTGACAGTCTCTGACTTTTAATTGGAGAGCTGAATCAATTTACAGACCAGGAGGTGTCCTCCTCATAAAAAGGTGAGCAACTGGAGGATAAGGGCTGGCCTTGCAAAGTTTGTGTCTCTCCACCAAGCCTATCTCAGTGCCCTTCACATAGAGCCCTCTCCAGCTGTTTGCTCACGGACACTGGCTGCTTCTGAGGGAACCTGGGCCTGTTGGCAGAGCTGTGTCAGGCTGGGGATGTGGCGGTGGCTGGGTGGGCTGGGCATCAGGAGAGGGATGAGCAAGTGTAGCCCATCAGCCCAAGTATTTTGCTAACATCAAAACCAGCTGCATCCTGACCTGATGGGAAAGTTGGGCTAGGTATACGGGGAAGGAGGACAGGGAGAAGGAATTCCACGTTGTGACATCATAAGGACATCTTTCTGGGCCCATCCTCCACTGCTCAGCCCAACCCGGCTGAACGTGGACCAGCGCCACTGGGTTCCCTGGGATGGCTGGGTCTGCCAGGTCTAGGGAGCTTCTGGGTACAACAGACAACAGTCTCTGAAggtagagaaggagaaggggaccTAGGAAGTACTGGGGTCCTGCTCCCAGCAGTCCCAGCCAAAGGGTACAGCTAGGCCTAGTGGTCTGCACAAAATAATCCCAGGACTACAACTACCATTTAGTAAATGTCAGTCTGTACTCCCGTGCTTTCTCCAGGACTGCAGTCTCCAGGAATCCCAGTTCCCACTGCTGGGAGAGGGCCTGGCTTCGAACCCAGGACTGTGGGTCAGGGCACAGGCACTTAACCACCAAGTTAAACGGCCCCTGTAGAGGCCACAGCCTTCTCTTCTGTAGGCCTTCTCCTCTCTCTAATCCCCTGGTTAGGCCTCAGCCTTAAGGCCCTTCAGCGTTTGTCCCCAGCCCACTGCCCCAGCCTCATCCTCTCCCGTGCCCTTCCTCACACCCTAGGAGGTTCCACTCCCCCCGTGACCTGCTGCCAGAAGTCCCCACTCTTCCCTGAATATTCCGTGTCCATGCCTTCCACATTTTCTGGTACCTCTGCCTGGGacgcccctccccacctcagcccAGCCAGCTCGTATTCATCCCTCAAGGCCCAGCTCAGGGGACACCTCCTCAGGGATGCTTGCCCCAACTTCCCAGTGAGATCACTGGCCCCCTCTTCTAGAGTTTCATATTACACATTCTGCAGGGTCCTCACACGCCCCATCACAAGTCACTTTCCTCTTTGGTAGCAAAGCAGCCTCTGGCTTCTGAGCAGGGGGCCTGCGCTGGCTCAGCGCCTGGCATATAATAGCTGCTGAGGGAATGGTCACAGAAGGCAGGAGGGCAAGTGGGCAGAAAGGCCGCTGCCTGTAATCTCAAAACCCCCTGCTTTTCTCTGTGCTGGGCAGGGTAGCACAGGTGTGTGGCCAAGCAGGCCTTTCCTGCGTCCCTCTGGAGAATTGGCTGACtgcctctctgagtctccatttctGAGAAGGGGGAGCCTGGGGAAGCAGAGGACACTGGTGGGGGAGAGAGCGATAGTCATCCATGCGGCCAGGCGCTCTGCCCGGGAGCACAGGGCTCCTTGCAGGCCAGCACTCCTGGTAGATAATGGGCCATGATGTGGTCAAGGGGGCCCGGGCCATGATGTGGTCAAGGGGGCCCAGCGCAGGGATGCCCACAAGTCCCTGCCCCTCTCAGGGCCTTGGTCatcccatctgtcaaatgggtacaatcatccccaccccacccagctcaTCAAAGCCAACAGAGCTGAAAGCGCTTTGGAAAGTGAATTCATTGTACAAATGGAGAAGGTTATTATTAGACCCAGGAGCAGGGTCAGAGGGAAAAATCAAGCAAAAAGGTGGAGTAAGTGCTTAGGGCTCTCGCCTTGAGCCCCTCAAGGAAAAGGGAAGCAGGCAGTGGGCAGGAAGAACAGCACCTACAGGGAGGTGGGGgctgggtcctggctctgccaagaACTGGTCACTTCCCCCTGGgactcggtttcctcacctgtacagAGGGGAGCACAATCCCTGCTGGCCTCCCTCCAAGGGCCTCAGTGTGGCTTCAGTGAGAGAGCAGGTGCAGAAGagctttgcaaactgtaaagtgcaGTGCACACATGCAGGCTAACTGCAGTTCTGGGACCCAGGCCCAGGTGGGCTCTGGGGAGTGGACACAGTAAATGCTGGCGACGAAAACACTGTTTGAGGCCCAGAGGGTCCTTCGAGCACCCTCAGATCCTGAACTCCTTCTCCCTGTCCCTTCCACTTCCCTGGAATCCTCTGTTCTGGAGTCCAGGAGACTTGACCATGGGGTCGCTGAGGCCGGGAGAGAAGAGGAGCTCCTGCCCAGGGCTGGCCCCCGCTCCCACTCTGAATCTGAAGCTGCGGCCACACCAGCCACACAGCTGGCAAGGTCCCACCTGTGGCCTCTGAGCCCCGGCACTTGGCCAGTGAGTTTCTCATGATTAACAAATGCACTCCTGATGGTGAGGAAGGGCCATTGTCCTCAGCCCTCTTTTTCATGATCATCACCCTTTCAGTGAGGTCTGTGTGCATCTAGATAGTCTGTCTCTGTGCGTCAGCTCCACTCCTGGGGAGGGTTAGAATGGCAGGTGGTGAATTCTTCCTTGCAGCACTCCAGGTGGTCACCAGCCCAGGAAGGAGAACAGCACCTGCCTCTTCCTGGCACCCCCAGACCGCGGGGCCCCAGCTCAGCAGAGGCTTGAGCCCGGCCCACCATTCCCCCTGTGCTGGGTCTCAGCTCCGAAGAGAAGATGCTGGGAGAGCCCTGGACGGAGCACTTCAGAGCAGCGCcttgaagaggaaagagagggaggctCCACAGGACAGCCCCAGAGCCAGGAAGAAGGTCATGAGGGTGCCGGCCACCTCCCTCTCGTGTGGCAGCACCTGCCTAGAACACACAGGAGTAGGAGCTCTTAGAAAATGTCAGGCCCAACCTGGACCCAGCCCTGTGCCCTCCGCCCTCCTAACAACAGGACGCCTGAGTTCTAGTCTGGGCTGACCCAACCTCTGGTCACTGTAATTAGGCCCTTCTCTCTGGACtccagtttcctgatctgtaaaatggggccactGGACACAGACATCTCTCACGCCCCTGGCGTCTAGATGTAACTGCCTTCCTTCCTGGCAAAATGTCCCCTACCTGGTCCTCCTGGTCACCTCTGCTCTCCCTGGATTCTCAACTCCATTTTCCCTAAATAGCCCAGGAACTCTGCTTGTGATCAAAACCTTAGCTCCCTTGCAACTGAGAATTTGCGGGAGTAGCTGGGCCCTAAGGAATGACAGTCCAACCCAtttatttcacagatggggaaactgaggaccagagaggaggCCCCAAAATCAGTGCCTGGGCTGCTTTACTGGGCAGGAACCTCCCCAGCCAagtcctcctctccccagctcctggcctggGGCTGGCTCAGCAGTTCAAGCCTGACCTGACAGGTGGCACCAGTGAGGCCTGGAGACAGCTAGGGCTGGGCTGGCTCCCCTCAAAGAGCTAGcccacctccctgctcccaggccctcccccccaccttcccaTCCCCCAGACCTGGGCGCCAGGCACATGGTGAGGGACACCAGGTAACCATTTGAAACAGCAAAAAGCAGCATGAAAGTGATGAAGTAGGCGTCCTGTGGGAAGAGGATGGGCAGCCGGGACCTCTCGGGCACGTGGCACAGCATGAAGAGTGGCACAAACAGGACGCGCAGGCAGACCAGCAGGGGCAGCAGCCGGCTGTCTTCGTCTGGCTGCGGCAGAAGGTTGGGGTGAGGGTGGTCCCTGGGAGCAGGGTCTCTGCTCCAGGGACACCCCAGATAGACTCAACTATCACTTCCCCTGACCTACTCCATGTGTGCCAGTGAGGACCCAGCACTTGGGCCTCTGGAGAGAGAGCAGCTGGGCCAAGGCCACCCAGCAATCAAGGACCAGCCTGGGACTAGACTTtgcctctcctgagctccagtTCGTGCTCTCTCCATGGCAGAACTAGACAAGCATCTTCGGTTTTCAACGTTGGTGGCTCTGAGCACCCCTGGGGGTTCCGAAGACCCCTTTGGGGAAGATGGGTTTGGAAGCTGGGGATCCAGGCCCCATCCTGGCTTGgatgcacagcttgtgggatcttagttccccgaccagggattgaacctgggcccttggcagtgagagctcggagtcctaaccactggaccgctggggaattcCCAGAGCAACTACTCTTTGATCTACTTTGTTTGTTGTGTGTCCTTGGAAGATTTCATTTAAAGAAGCAGCATCTTGGCTAAAAGCAATCT is part of the Balaenoptera musculus isolate JJ_BM4_2016_0621 chromosome 8, mBalMus1.pri.v3, whole genome shotgun sequence genome and encodes:
- the B4GAT1 gene encoding beta-1,4-glucuronyltransferase 1, whose protein sequence is MQMSYAIRCAFYQLLLAALMLVAMLQLLYLSLLSGLHGQEEQDQYFEFFPPSPRSVDQVKAQLRTALASGGVLDASGDYRVYRGLLKTTMDPNDVILATHASVDNLLHLSGLLERWEGPLSVSVFAATKEEAQLATVLTYALSSHCPDMRARVAMHLVCPSRYEAAVPDPREPGEFALLRSCQEVFDKLARVAQPGINYALGTNVSYPNNLLRNLAREGANYALVIDVDMVPSEGLWRGLREMLDQSKQWAGTALVVPAFEIRRARRMPTNKNELLQLYQVGEVRPFYYGLCTPCQAPTNYSRWVNLPEETLLRPAYVVPWQDPWEPFYVAGGKVPNFDERFRQYGFNRISQACELHVAGFDFEVLNEGFLVHKGFKEALKFHPQKEAENQHNKILYRQFKQELKAKYPDSPRHC